AAAGGTGCCGGAGAAGAGATTAAccagtttatttttaacaagtatcagataactttaaaaacattaaattcacAGCAAACAGTCATACCATaaggaaaaggggaaattaTAATCGGGCTGAGGCTTACCGGTGGAGGGGGAGAAGGAAGCCTCTCCGGCAGCCTCAGCACGGTTCCGTTCAATTAGAGGACGATCTAACCCAGAAGGAAGAAGCGGCCTACAACATGCAACCCACCCAGACAGCTACCGCGTTACTTGTttctatttaacccttgtgttgtcttcccgttaaccatgaaatTGTCCTTcaagattaaaattaaaatttgttttgggctttattgatttatttgtcactttttccatgtttttggcGCTTCTTTTAAAACCGGaactggtttaataataggtttacACTTATTGATGATCAAACatcatttgtatcaaattatacaaataCGTTTCCAGTTACAAAGGCAGAAATTCTAAATTCATTTGACTAAAAATCTAAGATTAGAGGATGTTGAGTGTATCACAGATGGGTATTGgtcaaagtttagtccagatactgttttgaaaccataaaaaaggatttaaaattctataagattaaataaaacacccaaaaaattcaatcaAAGTAATCAtaaattttacctgaagaatgttgtatggaatcatccatgttgtTATTAGGGAATTTggctgaaagaaatccatatttccgatttaaaatactttaaaactgGCCAATTTGACCctaggacaacacaaggattaactGGGTTCCCTCAGGCAAGGAGGAGAAAAGGACCCACCAGCCGAAGATCTGTAGCCCTAAAAACAACGGACGGAGTGAGCGACCCGGAAGTGTAGCGCACTTCCATCACCATCAAGCAAGAGGCACTGGGAGGGCTACTAGCCGTTTTTATATGGGGACCCGCTGTGCTGATTGGCCAAAAGAGCGCTGGAAATGtgcataaaataaatgttgcgTCAAGATGCAACGATAATCGGTTTATAATCAAATCGTTGACCTCTGAATCGAATTGGGAGGTGCCAAGAGATTCCCACCCGtccaacgcacagagctgaccataagtcgtaaacaggcaagaggctGTAAACGGGGGGAAAAAGCCtgattgagacgcatattcTGAATGTGCTGtgtacatgtccaaagaatgcctctaaaccCTGAATAATATCAGAATATCGAACATGTCTTAATCAGACAATGCTATATTTGGAAAAAGACCTTATGCGGAATATCCAACCAGAATATGCCGTttatgacctgtatcaaatttggaatattgtcaaatctgaataatagtggaatattggtttgtttttttattgagaatttcaaaaaaatatattattttcccaatttttgatatttttaatgatatatttttttttttaaacaatacttTACCTGAATATTATCTGTTCATACAGAACCGTTGACAACAGCTACATCCTATTCCTTTCCAACCCTCCTGTATACTTCTGTGCTGGTTGTGCTTCAGGCTGTGCAGGTCCCCCCGTGCTGTGTTGCTCCGGTACGAACAGCTCCTGCTCCAGACAATGTTTCTGTGATGCGGGCTGCTTGCAACTTGGCGACTGCTGTCCTGACTACATTTCAACCTGCAAGAAACGTGAGTGAGGGTGAAcactaaaaaaattaaataaaacacactatTATGTCGGTTTAGGATTTGAGATTGGGTTCAATATTAATATTGCCACTCTTTATTCTTGATTTCAGCTTTAACCACTGCACTTCCAACCACACCCAGCACAACAAGCAGCAGTAATACATCTACACTGGCAAAAAATATCACAACTTCTTCCTCCACTGTCTCGTCAGCACCCAATGAAACATCTACACTGATGGAAGGAAGTACATTGTCAGCATCTACTGTCTATGCTACTATAGCAACGAGCCAAACAAACAGCAGCTCAACACCAGCAGATAACAGCACAACTTCACCAGTCTCCCCAGCAGATAACAGCACAACATCATCTACAAACTCTATTTCTACTGAACCCAGCACAACAATCAGCAGTACCTACTCCTCACTGGTGGAAGGGAGTACAACTACAGCATTCACAGTTTCTGCTACTACAGCAACCAGTAAAACAAAGAGCAGCTTATCTACACCAGCAGTTAACAGCACAACTTTACCAGTCTCCCCAGCAGATAACAGCACAACTTTACCAGTCTCCCCAGCAGATAACAGCACAACTTTACCAGTCTTCCCAGCAGATAACAGCACAACTTCATCAGATGTGAGCACAAACGTAGCCTCCATAATGTCTGCTGCTACAGCAACCATGACAGTGGCAGTACTATATCTACGCAATTAGATGACCTCACCACTTCAGCGTCCAGTCTCCACAGCTACAGGTTGGTCATTATCATTTCTGCTGAAGCCATTTCAAAGCAATTAAACAATTTCAATAAGTCATGCTTGCTTatagttttcttttcctcataGCAGCAACAACACCGACCGACACCAGAACTCTGGACACTAGTAGTGTCACATCTTCACCAGCAGGTGGGAGAAAATCTGGAttttccaacaaaaacacagatttcaCCATCACATGGACTTCTGTACTTCAGTtctaaattgtaaaatgtttttttagttgcaCCTTTTTTCTACAGTTGACCATATAGTGGCTATTTACACGAACGCTTCTATTGATCCCAgaaggaggaaaacaaacaaattactagcaaatataaatcagcctatttatgaaaaaaaaacactgatgctAGGCTAACTGGCCCATAGGTAAGGTAGCCACATAGTTTAACATACAgcggtgctcataagtttatgaatccatgctaaagttgactaaaaagaggaatacaaaaaaaatcatctttttacaaattaattttaatgccttcattagaaaaaaatctgacttttgAGGACACCTATTTTATAAGtgtattgtgaataaataaatgttcttccttaaaatagaaGGGGcttaagtatacacacccctatatGAAATCCCCATAGAGGTAGGCACATACCCTTCACcttacctagagattggcatggtgttatttcagttagcccaATTGCTGgtctgatttgcattgagagatgagtttatggaaagtaccccatgccaatctctaagtacggtgaagggtatgtgatgatgtggggttattttaatttcaaaggccaagggaactttatcaggaggcatagtatcctggatccatgaaataaatggCCTTTAAAAGTACTAGCCCACTAAGAGGTCCATCCCCATCTCTCTAAccgttaaggggtccttggcttaaaaagaCGTTTGTAGACCCCTGGTCTACTTATTAAAGCTTAAGCCTATGACTCATTTTACAGCacagtttaacaataaaaaaggatgACTAGCCTACATTTTTAGAAGCAAATGTAGCAAACCTAATGCACAGCTCCTTCACAAATCATACATCAGAAAGATAAATGCAAAATGAAGGAAATTCCAAAAGTGACCCTGGTGTCTGTGAAGAGTTCTGCAATAAGCAGCTTCAATAGTAGACAAACAAGATACTACAGAATATCAACAAGCACACATCAGCAACAGCTTCAGAGTCGAAGATAAGTTCAATTTAACTATAGGCTACACTAGGAACTAAACACAACACCGAAAGCCGTAGAGACATTTAACTATCAGGTAACAGTTAAAAACACCAGCAAGCAAAGACAGGTAACGTTAGACAGTCGGAGGAGTTATGTTACTTACTTTATTTGACGTCGAGGCCCATTTTCCTCTATTTCATGGACGTGAGGTGGTGATTATCCATCTatccaattaaatgttccactACACGTGTTGCTGTGATGgtcatttagtttgtttgtcGACAGAAATCCTCATTTCCTCTTTCCGTCGTCGgctaatgttaacattagcGTTAGCTTGTTTTCAAGTGTTGCATTAGCAACACTTGAAAACAAGCTAACTCTCCGTTTGAGTTGCAGATAAATTATGTTAACTTTAACTGTCTCAGTTTCGCAGTTGCCGCCACTGACTTAGAATTACTTcacttttttattcatgttaagGTCATCTTTCTTTCCTTGGGTAGACGGGTGCATCATCATTTTCCAGCTCCAGCCAATATAACCTGGAGGGGCgctgttttattaatttaaggaaattacttttgttttgtttttttattttttttggaaattaCTTCATTAAGTGTTTCCATTACATAGAAGAtgccactgtgtttttttaattgaattcatTTAAGAGTGGgtttcatttagttttactcgaaaacagtatgtgtgtattagaCATCATTAATGAGcatacatacactcaccggccactttattaggtaccccatgctagtaacgggttggacccccttttgccttcagaactgNNNNNNNNNNNNNNNNNNNNNNNNNNNNNNNNNNNNNNNNNNNNNNNNNNNNNNNNNNNNNNNNNNNNNNNNNNNNNNNNNNNNNNNNNNNNNNNNNNNNGAGCTTGTGCAAATTGTAGTCTCAGTTTCCTGTTCTTAGCTGAAAGGAGTGGCACCCGATGTGGTCTTCTGCCGCTGTGGCCCATCTGCCTCAAAGTTGGACGTACTGTGCGTTCAGAGATTCTCTTCTGCCCACCTTGGTTGTAACAGGTGGttatttgagtcactgttgcccttctatcagctcgaaccagtctggccattctcctctgacctctggcatcaacaaggcatttccgcccacagaactgccgctcactggatgttttttctttttcggaccattctctgtaaaccctagagatggttgtgcgtgaaaatcccagtagattagcagtttctgaaatactcagaccagcccttctggcaccaacaatcatgccacgttcaaagtcactcaaatcacctttcttccccatactgatgctcggtttgaactgcaggagattctcttgaccatgtctacatgcctaaatgcactgagttgccgccatgtgattggctgcttagaaattaagtgttaacgagcagttggacaggtgtacctaataaagtggccggtgagtgtatattcaAAGGTTATACTCTTAAACTGTGAATAAATATCAGTGTATATTACAGGagacatgacatcatgactccAAGTGGAATAAGTGTCACTATCAAATAAtattggtagaaaaaaaatgtaatatgcaAACTATATGCatatttattcaaacatttctgtgtttgaatgtttgGACATTGGGGATTTTCCACTTGTGGCTACAAATGTAGCTTCAAAATCTCACGGTAGGCCTACTTATGCAGGCAGAACGCAATATCTGTCAGtgaaacaggaaaataaaacatcaaagagCTCCAAGAACATTGTGCTTATTTATTTTGGCAGACAATAAAGTAATGTAAGGAGCAAATGTTGTCCACACCCTTGCCAATCATCATGGATTGGTTTACACTTCCTGCTCCTGATGAGTGTGCTGCCTCTCTGAAATGATaagtaaaacattgtattttattctgaaCAGTAATAGTTGAAGTATGaaaactaaaagacaaaaaacaagcagCTGTGTAAGATagaacaaatacagaaatacaaatatagggaatttccccactgtcgGATGattaaagtattatttaatCTAAGTATTAAagggctgttttatttttacactcaATAAATATACATGCTGTATGGGCAGCTTTTTATATTCTTAGGTTTTAGTGTACCCCAGCCACTGCTTGACTCGTGTGTCTCTTCCTTGGTCAATGCTTACCAGTAGAGAGTGTGAGATCTTGCACAACACACATCAGAACGCAAAATGTAACGCAAACTAAATGATCAGTCCTGATGATGGTCTAAGCATAATGTGACTCCTTTACCACATCATAAGTATTTAGTGTAGGTCCGtttgagggaaatatctgttgCACATACTTGTGGTTTTTGACGACCAATTTCAGTACTGCACAGCCAAATTTAGATCAAGCTAAATAAAAAGTAGTTCAACATCAACAGCAGTAGATGGgagcagaaaaacagcaaaaagagTCATGTACTCTGAGGCACTCTGAGTCAAGAAGAATCTGCAGTAGTTATGTTGTTACCACACCTCTACAGGCTTAATAACACCTCAGGCTTTTGACAGTTTCCTTGTATCGGGACAGCGATGACAGCAAACAGCACAGCTCCACCAGTAGTCCCACATCTCCACCTGTAGTCCCACATCTCCACCTGTAGTCCCACATCTCCACCAGTAGTCCCACATCTCCACCAGTAGATGGAAGCATATACGCACACATTCCAACCAGAGGTCTGGCTATAAGATCACTATCATCTCAGGTACAGGCTGTGAAACAGATATGTTTCATACCCAATGATCAACAGTTTGAAaggaaagaaacattttcttcGACTCTTTTGTCTCTTGGGTTTATTAAACAGGATAGTTAGAAGTCTCTGTTTTAACCCATgaggagaaaaatgaaaatgtgatttcaTGAAATTTGCAAATGAGTTTGCAAAAGTAGTTTAGAAGAGAGCCATTCATCATATTTAATCTGTTTGCTTATGTATTCACTGTATGTTGTCTTTCTCACTTTGAAGCCTGAGCCCTTCTGCAGCAGAGTGGGTGAAGGCTGCAATCTGAAGTGGAGACACATCAAATCCATCTAAGAAATGGTCCACTTTCATCCAGTGGATCATCTGTGTGGCCGGGCCCATCGCCATGTGGGCCATTGGGGTGCAGCTGTGGAAAGGAGCGGTGCTGAGAtaatatagaatagaataatatataatataatatacctTAACCCCCAGGTTGAGGTTTGTTAACTGTAATCAGTAACAACCCATCTGTCCCGCTCCCTGCTATCTGCGACATCTCTTGTAATTATTTTGCAGATGGTTTTCCTATAGTACTTACTATAGTGTCCTGTAGTCATTTGTCTGAATAGGAGAATTatttgttaaaagtaaaattgttttaattgtcaATTCCCACTTCATGCTGTTGGTAACCAAATATCTTGAACCCCAGTCAGCACTATCTGGTTAGAGTTAAATGTTTAGGAAGCTCGTCCAAAACATCAAGGCAGTGTTATTTGGCGGGGTAAGATATCCACGTGGTGACCCCGGCACTTCAAGGGGAGgatgagacaaaaatgtaattatgaggctgaggaaagaagaagaagaaacaggtCCACATGTGGCCTCGGGGACCGGAATAACCTGAAGCAGCGGATAGTTCAAATCAGACCGAGCATTGTCAGTCCAGACCCACCTATGACCCCGGATGCTtccatttatttcaaacatttaatacatttctttactttctttctttgatgGTCATCCTGTAGcctatacatataaatatatatagccTACCTCTGCTAATCTGAAGCGTCCTCGCCAGTTCTCCGCCAAGGTAACGTTATGTGGTGCAAATCAGAAGCGTGTGTTCTCTGTAAACTCCTCCGCACAATCCCGCTGCGCAGTCCAACTTAATTCTACAGAGGGAGTCTCGGCTTCACGTTTCGCCTCAGCTTTGTAAACCTAGATCCTACGGGGTCACCGGGAGGTTGGAGCGGCCCTGCAGCCGCGCGTCCAGCCTCCGAAGATCACTTCCAACGTAGAATAGCAGTCCGCTGGCTCTTGCATGGAGCTTTTTTTTGGCTATAATTCGAACCAATTTGAGAGCAGAGTGTCATTATAATTGATTCAGGACCGttgttttgcattcatttacAGTTTAGGCACATCTTACCCGTGGTTGGTGCTGCAGTTATTGTAGGCTACATCCTAAAGGGAAATGAGACGTTCAAATCATGTCCagatttaaatactttattgatttacacaaaaaaagtgtaaatgctTATCAATGCTTTTAGCTTAAATGCATGAAAAGAATGTTTAACCCTTTACTAATTTGTTCAAGATGTTTggttaaattaaactgaattcaGATTATGGAAATCCAATGGCTAATCAatactatctctctctcttttcactctctctctctttctcccaaacacacacacacacacacacacacacgcacacagtgtCTATGTTGTCCACACCGTCAGTCTGCTGAGGTATCCCTGGTTCCCTGTGGTGTGTGCATGTCGATGGCCCCGGTGTTATTGATCCTGATTGGGCCTCACAGGAGGAGATTCCGGCCTTCCATTGACCCACACTTCTCCACGTTTCCACCCGTCTCTCACATCATCAGAGGCAGCCGTCTCCTcctgcctgcccgcctgcctgcctgcttgcGTGACATTTCTGATTGTCAGATGGAAGGGGGAGAAGGGGGAAAAATGAACTTACTACAGGTTGTTGCAAAATCACTTGCAGGTCTTGCCTGAGTAGTCCGCACTGACGTTTTTCTGGCTTGGTGACTGTCAAAACATTCCCCCATGCGTTCAtaccctccctcctcccccaaTAGAAAGCTTGTGGCTCACAGGCTGCTCTCCTCTTCAAAGTAAAACTTCTCCACCATGTGGCCTGTGTTGAATTTTTGTCTTGACGGCTGCCCAGTACTCATGAACTCCTTGTACGGGTCCTTTTTGTCCTCGTCGCTGCCTAAGCACTTGAAAAGTGCCATGGCAATGAAGGAGTAGAAAACCATCACAAACAAGATGTAGAAGTAAGCATTGTCGTAAGTTCCCGTGGAGATGGAGATGGGAGATGCTGGACTGGTGCTGGTCATGTTGATTTTCTGTCCATTAATGTCCATACCAGTGTCCTCCAGAATCTGCTGGCATctggagagaagagaaagcagGAGAGTCCGGTTCATGTGTTCCATGGCCAAATTAAAGGTGGAAGTGGAGAACTTTGATAGAAACTAAATAGATACTAGACTGAGAAAGGGACCAGGGCGACTGAGAAAGGACTATAGATAGAAAGTGTGAGAGGCAGGCACTCACCACTTTGGGAAAGGCACGCCATGAGTCACCCCCCCACTCTTCCAGAGACTTGATAAGGCAGTATTTCAAAGATAAAGCCCACTCCTTCTCTGTCCTCTTGGATGCAGCTTAAATATTACACATAAAAGCACAACTAAGACCTCCTTTTGAGAgtctttttttacagaattgtttgtcattttgattaGAAATGAATCTCAATCAGTCATACAGTCTAAGATTACAATTACCCGAGCACATT
The window above is part of the Etheostoma cragini isolate CJK2018 chromosome 12, CSU_Ecrag_1.0, whole genome shotgun sequence genome. Proteins encoded here:
- the LOC117953686 gene encoding bypass of stop codon protein 1-like yields the protein MDRFPLYFSLLLAFLLYDAQPAAPAGCAGPPVLCCSGTNSSCSRQCFCDAGCLQLGDCCPDYISTCKKPLTTALPTTPSTTSSSNTSTLAKNITTSSSTVSSAPNETSTLMEGSTLSASTVYATIATSQTNSSSTPADNSTTSPVSPADNSTTLPVSPADNSTTLPVSPADNSTTLPVFPADNSTTSSDVSTNVASIMSAATATMTVAVLYLRN